From a region of the Campylobacter showae genome:
- a CDS encoding saccharopine dehydrogenase family protein, whose protein sequence is MSNILIIGAGGVSQVATVKCAMNADVFSKITLASRTKSKCDAIAKFIKDRLGVQIDTAQIDADDTDAVVALIKKTGADLLLNVALPYQDLTLMDACSRAGIPYIDTANYEHPDTAKFEYKLQWAKDGEFKAANTMALLGSGFDPGVTNVFCAYAQQNLFDEIHEIDILDCNAGDHGYPFATNFNPEINLREVSAKGRYWERGEWKETEPMQIMFKWDYPKVGVKDSYLLYHEELESLVKNIKGLKRIRFFMTFGQSYLTHMKCLENVGMLRIDEVEHNGVKIVPIQFLKTLLPDPASLGPRTKGKTNIGCVIRGLKDGKERQVYIYNVCDHEACYAETGAQAVSYTTGVPAMIGSMMVAKGIWSGKGVFNMENFDAKPFMDELNKQGLPWEIIEMKPGERYEV, encoded by the coding sequence ATGTCAAATATCTTAATCATAGGCGCGGGCGGCGTGAGCCAAGTCGCGACCGTAAAATGCGCGATGAACGCGGACGTTTTTAGCAAGATCACCCTTGCAAGCCGCACAAAAAGCAAGTGCGACGCGATCGCTAAATTTATCAAAGACCGCCTAGGTGTGCAAATTGACACCGCCCAGATCGACGCGGACGATACCGATGCCGTAGTCGCGCTCATCAAAAAAACGGGCGCCGATTTGCTTTTAAATGTGGCGCTGCCCTATCAAGACTTAACTCTCATGGACGCGTGCTCTCGCGCCGGCATCCCATACATCGACACCGCAAACTACGAGCACCCGGACACCGCGAAATTTGAATACAAGCTGCAGTGGGCGAAGGACGGCGAGTTTAAAGCCGCAAACACTATGGCGCTACTGGGAAGCGGCTTTGACCCGGGCGTGACGAACGTATTTTGCGCCTATGCACAGCAAAATCTCTTTGACGAGATCCACGAGATCGACATCCTAGACTGCAACGCGGGCGATCACGGATATCCGTTTGCGACGAATTTCAACCCAGAGATAAATTTACGTGAAGTGAGCGCAAAAGGGCGCTACTGGGAGCGCGGCGAGTGGAAAGAGACCGAGCCGATGCAGATAATGTTTAAATGGGACTACCCAAAAGTCGGCGTCAAAGATAGCTACCTGCTCTATCACGAGGAGCTTGAAAGCTTAGTAAAAAACATCAAAGGACTAAAGCGGATCCGCTTTTTCATGACATTCGGACAGAGCTACCTAACTCACATGAAATGCCTAGAAAACGTCGGCATGCTACGTATCGACGAGGTTGAGCACAATGGCGTAAAGATCGTGCCGATCCAGTTTTTAAAGACGCTTTTGCCTGATCCTGCGAGCCTCGGCCCTCGCACGAAAGGCAAAACAAACATCGGTTGCGTGATACGCGGTCTAAAAGACGGCAAAGAGCGCCAGGTCTATATCTACAACGTCTGCGATCATGAGGCTTGCTACGCCGAGACGGGCGCGCAGGCGGTGAGCTACACGACTGGCGTGCCTGCGATGATCGGCTCGATGATGGTCGCAAAGGGCATCTGGAGCGGAAAAGGCGTCTTTAATATGGAGAATTTCGACGCTAAACCTTTCATGGACGAGCTAAACAAACAGGGCTTGCCGTGGGAGATAATTGAAATGAAACCCGGCGAGAGGTATGAAGTTTAA
- a CDS encoding tetratricopeptide repeat protein, protein MRKILIFLLPIWLFGMSCEEAMQRSIDEFIKPDRDATATSIVGEKAAQICLAEYGEVHENTIMALNNAGAFFMLASEPQKALAAYERSLKILQKGFGKEHKALAKPYHGVAIAQSALGRYDEAIANFGAAIRCYELGGEKMQKDLMSCYAGFGDTLYKMGDFNGAYVKHAVAFRIYEEVFGADSVNLLQAKYYALMAGDLAGLGNKTEALQNYEKALKVANKILEKNGDKHAKSLKAEVEAKIKEL, encoded by the coding sequence ATGCGTAAAATTTTAATTTTTCTGCTTCCGATTTGGCTGTTTGGGATGAGTTGCGAAGAGGCGATGCAGCGCAGCATAGATGAGTTTATAAAGCCTGATCGCGATGCCACCGCTACGTCGATAGTGGGCGAAAAAGCCGCTCAAATTTGCCTGGCTGAGTACGGCGAAGTGCATGAAAACACTATAATGGCGCTAAATAACGCAGGCGCATTTTTTATGCTAGCGAGTGAGCCGCAAAAGGCGCTCGCAGCCTACGAACGGTCGCTAAAAATTTTACAAAAAGGGTTCGGCAAAGAGCACAAAGCACTAGCAAAGCCCTATCACGGCGTAGCTATCGCACAGTCGGCATTAGGGAGATACGATGAAGCGATAGCGAATTTCGGCGCGGCGATCAGATGCTATGAGCTAGGCGGCGAGAAGATGCAAAAAGATCTGATGAGCTGCTACGCGGGGTTTGGCGATACGCTCTATAAAATGGGCGATTTTAACGGCGCATACGTAAAACACGCCGTCGCGTTTAGAATTTACGAAGAGGTTTTCGGCGCTGATAGCGTAAATTTGCTGCAAGCCAAGTATTATGCGCTGATGGCGGGAGATCTGGCGGGTCTTGGCAATAAAACGGAGGCTCTGCAAAACTACGAAAAAGCCCTTAAAGTCGCGAATAAAATTTTAGAAAAAAACGGCGACAAGCATGCAAAAAGCCTAAAAGCAGAGGTGGAGGCAAAGATAAAAGAGTTGTAA
- a CDS encoding NAD(P)/FAD-dependent oxidoreductase — protein MSKIYKIYDVLIIGAGAVGLFLAANLRGKSVAVLEKNATPGKKILASGGGRCNVTNRRIDASNYLGDADFVKNILKNLDFKDVLKFFGELKFNEQKQNQFFCESGAKDVLAVLLKRARQSGAQIFCGVCVKGARKILTDENGEILDASLAKEAKFNSENLQDCKSEQTEIFEVVAENGDKFYAQNLVVASGGLSYKSLGASNIGYEIAQSFGVKVIQPTPALVGFTVQKEEFWFKNLSGVCFPAEISVACANKNAANREQKMPRKFAGDILFTHKGISGPAVLNASLFWQKGLIAINFCPNFSIETAQKSKKQLSTVLPLPRRFTLEFLHAAGLSDKPYCEYQADETAKISRLFAYKFAPAGTFGFERAEVTKGGVDTDALDANCEHNGTSGLYFIGEVLNVTGMLGGYNLHFAFACAANLAKQLNAE, from the coding sequence ATGTCTAAAATTTACAAAATTTACGACGTTTTGATAATCGGAGCGGGCGCGGTAGGACTATTTTTGGCGGCGAATTTACGCGGTAAAAGCGTCGCCGTACTCGAAAAAAACGCAACTCCGGGCAAGAAAATATTAGCTAGCGGCGGCGGCAGGTGCAACGTCACAAACCGCCGCATAGACGCGTCAAACTACCTCGGCGACGCGGATTTCGTCAAAAATATCCTAAAAAACCTAGACTTCAAAGACGTTTTAAAATTTTTTGGCGAGTTAAAATTTAACGAGCAAAAGCAAAATCAGTTTTTCTGCGAAAGCGGTGCCAAAGACGTTTTGGCCGTGCTTTTAAAGCGCGCTAGACAAAGCGGAGCACAAATATTTTGCGGTGTTTGCGTAAAGGGCGCTAGAAAAATTTTGACCGATGAAAACGGAGAAATTTTGGATGCTTCTCTTGCAAAAGAAGCAAAATTTAATAGCGAAAATTTGCAAGATTGCAAATCCGAACAGACTGAAATTTTTGAAGTCGTCGCCGAAAACGGAGATAAATTTTACGCCCAAAATCTCGTCGTAGCTAGCGGCGGACTAAGCTACAAAAGCCTGGGCGCCAGCAACATCGGCTACGAAATAGCGCAAAGCTTCGGCGTCAAAGTCATCCAGCCCACACCCGCGCTCGTGGGATTTACCGTGCAAAAAGAGGAATTTTGGTTTAAAAATCTAAGCGGAGTTTGCTTTCCTGCCGAGATTAGCGTAGCTTGCGCAAATAAAAACGCCGCAAACCGCGAGCAAAAAATGCCGCGCAAATTTGCAGGCGACATACTTTTCACGCACAAAGGCATAAGCGGTCCGGCCGTGCTAAACGCTTCGCTTTTTTGGCAAAAAGGCTTGATCGCGATAAATTTTTGCCCGAATTTTAGCATCGAAACCGCTCAAAAAAGCAAAAAACAGCTCAGCACCGTCCTGCCGCTACCTAGGCGATTTACGCTCGAGTTTCTGCATGCTGCGGGGCTTAGCGACAAACCTTACTGCGAGTATCAAGCGGACGAAACGGCGAAAATCTCGCGGCTATTTGCGTACAAATTTGCGCCTGCGGGCACGTTTGGCTTCGAGCGAGCCGAAGTCACAAAAGGCGGCGTAGACACGGACGCGCTAGACGCAAACTGTGAGCATAACGGTACTAGCGGGCTTTACTTTATCGGCGAAGTCTTAAACGTGACGGGGATGCTCGGCGGGTACAACCTGCATTTTGCGTTTGCCTGTGCGGCAAATTTGGCAAAGCAGTTAAATGCCGAGTAG
- the hutX gene encoding heme utilization cystosolic carrier protein HutX yields the protein MSDLKKQIDELFEDKKMSVYDAAKQLNVREYEILQYRGDDEFKEVGAENLMKIFEEVSTWGEMLFIKNTPEFIIEIKVSVPMPKKARGFLNFTDKSGFLGGHLKEESIASIGFVSTKFMGFLGHSLHFYDADHNVIFKLFVNRNEKMKLDEAQEQKFLALKNSF from the coding sequence ATGAGCGATCTAAAAAAACAAATCGACGAGCTTTTCGAGGACAAAAAGATGTCCGTTTACGATGCGGCCAAACAACTAAACGTACGCGAATACGAAATCTTGCAGTACCGCGGCGATGATGAATTTAAGGAAGTCGGCGCAGAAAATTTGATGAAAATTTTTGAAGAAGTCAGCACTTGGGGCGAGATGCTTTTCATCAAAAATACGCCTGAATTTATCATCGAGATCAAAGTGAGTGTACCTATGCCTAAAAAAGCGAGAGGATTTTTAAATTTCACCGATAAAAGCGGCTTTTTGGGCGGCCACCTAAAAGAAGAATCAATCGCGAGCATCGGCTTTGTAAGCACTAAATTTATGGGCTTTCTCGGACACAGCCTGCACTTTTACGACGCGGATCACAACGTGATCTTTAAGCTTTTCGTAAATCGCAACGAAAAAATGAAACTAGACGAAGCGCAAGAGCAAAAATTCCTAGCGCTAAAAAACAGCTTTTGA
- a CDS encoding MFS transporter — MVKSALPLSFIIGSRFFGLFIILPVISVYALELEGATEFLVGVLIGVYAMSQITFQVVFGYVSDRFGRKNSMLIGLLVFIVGAAICAVATDIYTMIFGRFIQGAGAIGAVAIALMSDMTKEEVRGHAMAMMGAFIGISFTLSMILSPILSAKYGLSSLFYLSIAVTVVCIVLLYTAVGEEPKFTHSQAKTPAVKLLSNRNLLLMNISNFMQKMLMSAAFIVIPIAIVKYFGMDKKDLSGIYSVATVFGFIAMGIGGAIGETKRITKQILVIGVSLFVVCYGLFALSLGHKPLFYAGVIIFFIGFNLHEPILQSMASKFSKVSQKGAVLGIFNAFGYMGSFIGGIGGGTLLKFYGLSALSAVVTVLCVVWLIALKWLDNPNIFKNIYLPSDTDADLAEVEKQKGVVECYKNAQNLVVKYNSKLTNEAEIKQILGV; from the coding sequence ATAGTAAAAAGCGCATTACCTTTATCTTTTATCATCGGCAGCAGGTTTTTTGGACTCTTTATCATTTTGCCAGTTATCAGCGTCTACGCGCTCGAGCTTGAGGGGGCGACCGAGTTTTTAGTCGGCGTTCTCATCGGCGTTTACGCGATGTCGCAGATCACGTTTCAGGTGGTTTTCGGCTACGTCTCGGACCGCTTCGGGCGCAAAAACTCGATGCTAATAGGCCTGCTCGTCTTTATCGTTGGAGCTGCGATCTGCGCGGTGGCGACTGATATCTACACGATGATTTTTGGTAGATTTATCCAGGGCGCGGGCGCGATAGGAGCCGTTGCGATCGCGCTGATGAGCGATATGACCAAAGAGGAAGTGCGCGGGCACGCGATGGCGATGATGGGCGCATTTATCGGCATTAGCTTTACGCTTTCTATGATACTTTCGCCGATACTTAGCGCTAAATACGGCCTTTCAAGCCTCTTTTACCTCTCGATCGCGGTTACGGTCGTTTGTATCGTGCTTTTATACACGGCCGTGGGCGAGGAGCCTAAATTTACGCACTCGCAGGCCAAAACGCCGGCCGTAAAGCTACTCTCAAACAGAAATTTACTACTCATGAACATCAGCAACTTCATGCAAAAAATGCTGATGTCGGCGGCCTTTATCGTGATTCCGATCGCTATCGTGAAGTATTTTGGTATGGATAAAAAGGACCTCAGCGGCATCTACTCGGTCGCGACGGTGTTTGGCTTTATCGCGATGGGTATCGGCGGCGCGATCGGCGAAACGAAGCGTATCACAAAGCAAATTTTAGTTATCGGCGTCTCGCTTTTCGTCGTTTGCTACGGACTTTTCGCGCTCTCGCTCGGACACAAGCCGCTATTTTACGCTGGCGTGATTATATTTTTTATCGGCTTTAACCTGCACGAACCGATCTTGCAATCCATGGCGTCCAAATTTAGTAAAGTAAGCCAAAAAGGCGCGGTTTTGGGTATCTTTAACGCCTTTGGTTACATGGGAAGCTTTATCGGCGGTATCGGCGGCGGTACTTTGCTTAAATTTTACGGCCTTAGCGCGCTTTCCGCCGTCGTGACGGTGCTTTGCGTCGTGTGGCTGATCGCGCTAAAATGGCTAGATAACCCCAATATCTTTAAAAATATCTATCTGCCGTCTGACACGGACGCCGATCTAGCCGAGGTCGAGAAGCAAAAAGGCGTCGTGGAGTGCTACAAAAATGCGCAAAATCTCGTCGTGAAATACAACTCCAAGCTCACTAACGAGGCTGAAATAAAGCAAATTTTAGGCGTTTAG
- a CDS encoding non-canonical purine NTP pyrophosphatase → MKIVLATSNSDKVREIKDFLKDYEIYALREICEPFEIVEDGATFAANALIKARAVHAKLRKLNLSDEFIALSDDSGISVEALGGRPGIYSARFSDMNEYGQIIGKNATDASNRAKLIAELKALNLTSSPAFYTACIAVSSNLGDFTAHGFMHGTAISQERGSNGFGYDSLFIPKGFTRTLGELDDTTKLKISHRSKGLELIKYVLKSLDRKFGR, encoded by the coding sequence TTGAAAATAGTTTTAGCAACATCCAACTCCGATAAAGTGCGCGAAATAAAAGATTTTTTAAAAGATTACGAAATTTACGCACTGCGCGAAATTTGCGAGCCGTTTGAGATCGTCGAGGACGGCGCGACTTTCGCCGCAAATGCGCTAATCAAAGCTCGCGCGGTGCATGCTAAACTGCGCAAGCTAAATTTGTCGGACGAGTTTATCGCGCTAAGCGACGATAGCGGCATCAGCGTCGAGGCTCTTGGCGGCAGGCCCGGGATTTACTCCGCGAGATTTAGCGATATGAACGAGTACGGGCAGATAATAGGCAAAAACGCAACCGATGCTAGCAACCGCGCAAAGCTGATAGCTGAGCTAAAGGCGCTAAATTTGACTAGCTCGCCCGCTTTTTATACCGCTTGTATCGCGGTTAGCTCAAATTTGGGCGACTTTACGGCGCACGGCTTTATGCACGGAACTGCGATTTCCCAGGAGCGCGGCAGCAACGGCTTTGGCTACGATAGTCTTTTTATCCCCAAAGGCTTTACGCGTACGCTTGGCGAGCTAGACGACACTACAAAGCTAAAAATCTCTCACCGCTCAAAGGGACTAGAGCTCATAAAATACGTGTTAAAGAGCCTTGATAGAAAATTTGGGCGCTAA
- a CDS encoding HAD-IB family hydrolase, translated as MNLVLFDFDGTITRDDSLLEFIAYVVGFKKFFRGIFWLSPVLIGYKLKICSNNYARRRLMTHFFAGMSADKFAQICKKYSNTHIEDIVKFSAMAKIAEYKANGDKVVIVTASLEDWLAPWCQAQGLELLGTRIKKKGGVITGEIDGANCYGAEKVRRVREAYNTDAFDRVIAYGDSRGDKEMLEFADEAHYRVFE; from the coding sequence ATGAATCTGGTTTTATTCGACTTTGACGGGACGATCACGCGCGACGACTCGCTGCTGGAGTTTATCGCCTACGTCGTGGGATTTAAGAAATTTTTTCGGGGTATTTTTTGGCTTTCGCCCGTTTTGATCGGCTATAAGCTAAAAATTTGCAGCAACAACTACGCTCGCAGGCGGCTGATGACGCACTTTTTCGCGGGTATGAGCGCGGATAAATTCGCTCAAATTTGCAAAAAATACTCAAACACGCACATCGAAGATATCGTGAAATTTTCCGCTATGGCAAAGATCGCCGAGTATAAGGCAAACGGCGACAAGGTCGTGATCGTGACGGCGTCGCTCGAGGACTGGCTAGCTCCGTGGTGCCAGGCGCAGGGGCTGGAGCTACTAGGCACTCGTATCAAGAAAAAGGGCGGCGTGATAACGGGCGAGATCGACGGCGCCAACTGCTACGGCGCGGAGAAGGTGCGCCGTGTGCGCGAGGCATACAACACGGACGCCTTTGATCGCGTGATCGCTTATGGCGACAGTAGAGGTGACAAGGAGATGCTGGAGTTTGCCGACGAGGCGCATTATAGGGTGTTTGAGTGA
- a CDS encoding LVIVD repeat-containing protein: MIDPNVKKKREFTIYFTALIVILPFVFLYLKYADKEPESLAQNFTVARPQTPAQKAKILQNRDKSAYKGDVTIYKKDIINNSVQIPFEVRDMIISRDKKKLYTIGHDRDGISVIDISNLNHIKLLGLFYFPEAKYKVQDIQAAESNDGKSLYVASPNLGILRLDVTDPKNVNVATKFEAKGYHKIKLSDDNKLAYIKSIDGMCILDISSDDIKKIGEFISIESFNNIENGDIAIFSKKYILMSDFAGFHTLDVSDPKNIKEVYKKEDFKPVIHLSISPDRKYLYSNELHNFKIYDIENIRKIKFLKNYMVDNRIYDFVINKEGDLAYIARSRDSLQDNILRSIDILDISDNFEPERLRSYYMPEAKKTNLALHPDERHMIISFAYDGIVGVIRNDAQPASKEAIRTQIDIKELEDSSKNIDKSKPVWDLPFSQNGFGNISMIEATDDGYILAGEYDSAREPDLFMKVDKSGREIWRKMLDKSYGGIANLIAAQMETYYIIGNEEITYAVDMNTHKIINKFSHTLKQVTPLDNDEFIACDYKNTLYRMDKNEKVIWKKKFDVSHLPDTFYREYRYSRSDKPADVKTIKAPKNGLIKILKTSDGNFILVVEGFDIYKFNPDGKLIFETKMEANGYFKDMIEGDDGSLLILLASKDKEGTDTADIIKLNSRGELIKKSTIYKSKDSFFAPSIAKYKDGKYILGVLLAHKRLLLIEFDGENNISDQKYVENFGKYMEFRKLINIPDRGVLAAGKRSYIKERPLQYINGELKKFSDFYMEEAYMLMINFYQKISDQNLKLADGE; encoded by the coding sequence ATGATCGATCCTAACGTAAAGAAAAAACGAGAATTTACGATCTACTTTACCGCCTTGATCGTTATTTTACCCTTTGTTTTTCTATACCTAAAGTATGCAGACAAGGAGCCTGAAAGCTTAGCGCAAAATTTCACCGTCGCTCGCCCGCAGACGCCGGCGCAAAAGGCTAAAATTTTACAAAATAGAGACAAATCGGCATATAAAGGCGACGTAACTATATATAAAAAAGATATTATAAATAACTCTGTTCAAATTCCGTTTGAAGTACGCGATATGATAATATCTCGCGACAAAAAGAAACTCTATACTATCGGGCACGATAGAGACGGCATAAGCGTGATAGATATATCAAATTTAAACCATATAAAGCTACTCGGACTTTTTTATTTTCCTGAAGCCAAATATAAAGTGCAAGATATTCAAGCAGCCGAGTCAAACGACGGTAAAAGTCTGTACGTCGCAAGTCCAAATTTAGGCATTTTGCGTCTTGATGTTACGGATCCTAAAAATGTAAACGTAGCAACCAAGTTTGAAGCCAAAGGTTATCATAAAATAAAATTAAGCGATGACAACAAGCTAGCCTACATAAAATCCATAGACGGTATGTGCATCCTAGATATTTCATCAGACGATATTAAAAAGATAGGCGAATTTATAAGCATAGAAAGTTTTAATAATATAGAAAACGGCGATATAGCGATTTTCTCTAAAAAATATATTTTAATGTCCGATTTCGCAGGGTTTCACACGCTCGACGTGAGCGACCCGAAAAATATAAAAGAGGTCTATAAGAAAGAAGACTTTAAACCAGTTATACATTTGAGTATTTCCCCGGATAGAAAATATCTTTACTCAAATGAACTTCACAATTTTAAAATATACGACATCGAAAATATTCGAAAAATAAAATTTTTAAAAAACTACATGGTTGATAACAGAATTTATGATTTTGTTATTAACAAAGAGGGGGATTTGGCATATATAGCCAGAAGTAGAGATAGTTTACAAGACAACATCTTGCGCAGCATAGACATCTTAGATATTTCGGATAATTTTGAGCCAGAGCGCCTAAGAAGCTACTATATGCCCGAAGCAAAGAAAACAAATTTAGCCCTGCATCCCGACGAGCGCCATATGATAATATCTTTTGCCTACGATGGGATTGTAGGCGTGATTCGAAACGATGCTCAACCGGCATCAAAAGAGGCAATAAGAACGCAGATAGATATAAAAGAATTAGAGGATTCAAGCAAAAATATAGATAAATCAAAGCCTGTTTGGGATCTGCCGTTTTCACAAAACGGCTTTGGCAACATTAGCATGATAGAGGCTACGGACGACGGATATATACTGGCCGGAGAATATGACAGCGCTAGAGAACCGGATCTTTTTATGAAAGTAGATAAAAGCGGGAGAGAAATTTGGAGAAAAATGCTCGATAAAAGCTATGGCGGAATAGCAAATCTAATAGCAGCCCAGATGGAAACCTACTACATAATAGGAAACGAAGAAATAACCTACGCCGTGGATATGAATACGCATAAAATCATAAACAAATTTTCTCACACTTTAAAACAAGTGACGCCGTTAGATAACGACGAATTTATAGCGTGCGACTATAAAAATACCTTATATAGAATGGATAAAAACGAAAAAGTAATCTGGAAGAAAAAATTTGACGTTTCGCATTTACCTGATACTTTTTATCGCGAGTATAGATACAGCCGCTCCGATAAACCAGCCGACGTAAAAACCATCAAAGCACCCAAAAACGGGCTTATAAAGATACTAAAAACTAGCGATGGAAATTTTATCTTAGTGGTAGAAGGCTTTGATATTTATAAATTTAATCCTGACGGAAAGCTTATATTTGAAACCAAAATGGAAGCGAATGGATATTTTAAAGATATGATCGAAGGAGACGACGGCTCGCTCTTAATATTGCTTGCTTCTAAAGACAAAGAAGGAACAGATACTGCCGATATCATAAAGCTAAATAGCCGCGGCGAACTCATAAAAAAATCGACTATTTATAAAAGCAAAGATTCCTTTTTTGCTCCATCTATAGCCAAATACAAAGATGGCAAATACATACTTGGCGTATTGTTGGCACACAAACGGTTATTGCTCATTGAATTCGACGGCGAAAACAATATCTCAGATCAAAAATATGTAGAAAATTTTGGAAAGTATATGGAATTCCGTAAACTAATAAATATACCGGACAGAGGAGTGTTGGCCGCCGGAAAAAGAAGCTACATCAAAGAAAGACCTCTGCAATACATAAATGGAGAGCTTAAGAAATTTTCAGATTTTTATATGGAAGAAGCTTATATGCTGATGATAAATTTCTACCAAAAAATAAGCGATCAAAATTTGAAATTAGCAGACGGAGAATAG
- a CDS encoding toxic anion resistance protein codes for MEKTGQETLIDYIKEDAQDSEKSMQNLIFKDDFSKEDEEKISQKAAELLAFLSDKDSTQIREILESVTIEDTQSLESSSSLLMGKFAKLDDIKDEQTQNLSRSIIALNEELEQINPHKFDFDKKGVLACIPFVAKPINRYLKKFQSAKEVIKDTLSHIEDGEKILREDNALLQEEKQYYKQKALSLQRKAVVFEKIAKSIEQNISKLDAKEREFYENNVLLNLNKKIRSIYEILAVTQQGFLSSDLIINTNWELIDNISNVKAVTKRAVEIGIAMAITLQNQKNALETTQKTKKFANDMILANAQKLNTQASEIYKMSGDATLDIETLKQAFSQIEEAMGKINAFKAKAVEKIKTEVTALKEVTAKLENKIQESQKAQEFKTSFSMDL; via the coding sequence GTGGAAAAAACGGGCCAAGAGACACTAATAGACTACATAAAAGAGGATGCGCAAGATAGCGAAAAAAGCATGCAAAATTTGATCTTTAAAGATGATTTTAGCAAAGAAGACGAGGAAAAAATTTCTCAAAAAGCGGCAGAGCTTTTAGCTTTTTTATCAGATAAGGATAGTACCCAGATAAGAGAAATTTTAGAAAGCGTCACGATCGAAGACACGCAAAGTCTAGAGAGCTCTTCGTCGCTCTTGATGGGGAAATTTGCAAAACTAGACGACATAAAAGACGAGCAAACGCAAAATTTAAGCCGCTCCATAATCGCTCTAAACGAGGAGCTAGAACAGATAAATCCGCACAAATTCGACTTTGATAAAAAAGGCGTTTTAGCATGTATTCCCTTTGTCGCAAAGCCGATAAACAGGTACTTAAAGAAATTTCAAAGCGCAAAAGAAGTGATAAAAGATACTCTTTCGCACATCGAAGACGGCGAGAAAATTTTAAGAGAAGACAACGCTCTTTTACAAGAAGAAAAACAATACTACAAACAAAAAGCCCTAAGTTTGCAACGAAAAGCCGTAGTATTTGAAAAAATAGCAAAATCCATAGAGCAAAACATCTCCAAACTAGACGCGAAAGAAAGAGAATTTTACGAAAATAACGTCTTGCTAAATTTAAATAAAAAAATCAGAAGCATATATGAAATTTTAGCCGTTACGCAGCAGGGATTTTTATCAAGCGACCTCATCATAAACACAAACTGGGAGCTAATAGATAATATCTCAAACGTAAAAGCCGTAACCAAAAGAGCCGTAGAGATCGGTATCGCGATGGCTATAACGCTACAAAATCAAAAAAATGCGCTTGAAACAACCCAAAAGACTAAAAAATTCGCAAACGATATGATTTTAGCCAACGCGCAAAAACTAAACACGCAAGCAAGCGAAATCTACAAGATGTCGGGCGATGCGACGCTGGATATAGAGACGCTAAAGCAAGCTTTTAGCCAGATAGAAGAGGCCATGGGCAAGATAAATGCCTTTAAAGCGAAGGCCGTAGAAAAAATCAAAACCGAAGTAACGGCGCTAAAAGAAGTAACGGCAAAACTCGAAAACAAAATCCAAGAGTCGCAAAAAGCGCAAGAGTTTAAAACTTCTTTTTCCATGGACTTGTGA